The genomic stretch GTCGCGAAGTCTTCCATTGACCATTGAAGGTAAATATCGTATTTACTCTTATCAGCATCCAACCTCGCAGGGATGGATCCCTTGATTGGATTAAAGACATCTTGGGCTTCAACTGAAGAGATGAGCTTCAGCCATTTTAAAGCATTTTCCTTGTCAGGCGCTCCCTTTGGAAGTCCAAACGTATCGGAAACGACCATGAACGCATTCTGCGTTTCCGGTACTGCGAACCATCCGAAGTCCACGCCAGGTTTCCATCCAAGGGTTTTCAGATAACCTTCGGCCCAATCTCCCATAACGTTTGCCAACGCTTTTCCATCGTAAACCATTCTCGTGGCATCTTGCCAAGCCAATGCTGAATGATCTGGGTTTATGTAATTCAAAACTTCTTTCATGGTCAAAAGTGCCTCTAAGACGCCTGGATCTTTGAAGGACGTTGTTCCATTCCATAGTCCTTTGTATTTTTCTGGCCCAAGTTTTCCGAGGAGTATGTCTTCAAACAAATGGGTTGCCGTCCATTTGTTTTTGTCACCAAGCGCCAGTCCAGTGTAACCATGAGCTTTCGCAAGATAGAGATAGGTTATGAACTCATCCCAGGTTTTTGGAGGAGTTTTCATTCCTATTTCTTTGGCTATTTTCTTGTTGTAGAAAACGACATTTCCTCTATGAACGTTCATAGGTACGGAATAAACTTCTCCCTTATAACTGCACATATCCAATATGGCCTTCGGGAATTTGTCATATGCTCCCCATTCTTTAAGATATTTCGTGATCGGCTCCATAAGGCCTGGTACAACGTATGTGTCTATCAATTCCATGCCAGCATGCACCTGGAAAGAATCTGGCGGATTTCCACCAAGCATTCTCGTTTTCAAAACAGCCTTCGCATTGGAACCGGCTCCACCTGCAACGGTGGCATTTATAACCCGGACGTCAGGATAGTACTTGTGGAAAAGATTGATCACCGCTTGAAGTGCGTTGGCTTCTCCACCAGCCGTCCACCAACTGAATATTTCTAGCTTACTTGTGGCCGCAAATGCACCGACGACCAACACGGCAATTAGAGCAACTGCTAAAAACTTCTTCACTTTTGATCCCCTCCTACAATTGAATTTAACCCTTTATAGGGTATTAATGGTCTCTTTAGTGGCCAAAACGTTTGCCCCGATGATAGGAGCGTGTGTGCTTCCAAAAATGGTATCTCTAAACACGACGTTGTCAAGAGTATGAGGCATTGCCCTTTCCTTTATTTCTCCGTAAATTTCTTTTCCAAAAAGTTTCCACAACGAATTACATCCGCCTCCAAAAATCATCACTTCTGGGTTAAAGGTGTTCACTATATTCAACGTCCCTACAGAGAGATAATGTATAAACTCTTTCAGCGCTTTTTTCGCGTTCTCATCCCCATTTTTGTAAAGTTCAGTCAAAGCCTCAAACTTCTCTACATACGTCTTTCCTTTTAATTCACCGTATTTCTTTTCATAAGCGTTCACCGGCACCTTGATCGATGCGTATGCTTCCCAACATCCTTGATTTCTTCCTTGGCATTTTCTTCTTGATTTAGATTCAACGA from Mesoaciditoga lauensis cd-1655R = DSM 25116 encodes the following:
- a CDS encoding ABC transporter substrate-binding protein, yielding MKKFLAVALIAVLVVGAFAATSKLEIFSWWTAGGEANALQAVINLFHKYYPDVRVINATVAGGAGSNAKAVLKTRMLGGNPPDSFQVHAGMELIDTYVVPGLMEPITKYLKEWGAYDKFPKAILDMCSYKGEVYSVPMNVHRGNVVFYNKKIAKEIGMKTPPKTWDEFITYLYLAKAHGYTGLALGDKNKWTATHLFEDILLGKLGPEKYKGLWNGTTSFKDPGVLEALLTMKEVLNYINPDHSALAWQDATRMVYDGKALANVMGDWAEGYLKTLGWKPGVDFGWFAVPETQNAFMVVSDTFGLPKGAPDKENALKWLKLISSVEAQDVFNPIKGSIPARLDADKSKYDIYLQWSMEDFATKALTPSIVHGSAAPEGFVTSLHDAINRFVTTKNVKQAWQDIINAAEDEGYLTE